A stretch of the Argentina anserina chromosome 6, drPotAnse1.1, whole genome shotgun sequence genome encodes the following:
- the LOC126797590 gene encoding probable polygalacturonase At1g80170, translating to MRSLRLSSSSSSSSTCLIVLLHIFSLFLSSNTTTTSGREKFDSLLQLPRSGSTRTRLRSKRVLFVGDFGARGDGITDDSKAFKNAWEVACSIPTRTRILIPSGRTYLIHPVDIAGPCRSKVTIMLSGTIIAPINPDAWIGLNPRKWLYFHGVNHLTMEGEGTVNGMGQEWWARSCKTNSTNPCRHAPTAITFHRCKNLKVRNLMIVNSQKMHLAFTNCMRVVASHLQVIAPATSPNTDGIHISVSKGVEVKDSIIRTGDDCISIVSNSSRIRIVNIVCGPGHGISIGSLGKSNSWSQVRDVIVDTAFLSNTDNGVRIKTWQGGSGFASNIAFRNVVMDNVSNPIIIDQYYCDSQLPCLNQTLAVKVENISFMHVKGTSATEEAIRFACSDDSPCEGLYLENVQLLPSTSQITRSFCWKAQGSSLGSVDPPACFSGGEDFIKQKVLSHPVSSEYVGTATL from the exons ATGAGAAGCCTTAGATTATCTtcatcgtcttcttcttcttcgactTGTCTCATTGTTCTCCTTCATatattctctctctttctgagCTCAAATACTACTACTACTTCTGGTAGAGAAAAATTTGACTCTCTCTTACAGCTCCCCCGATCCGGGTCAACCAGAACCCGACTCAGATCCAAGAGGGTTCTCTTTGTTGGTGATTTTGGTGCCAGAGGAGATGGCATCACAGATGACTCGAAG GCTTTCAAAAACGCTTGGGAGGTTGCTTGTTCTATTCCCACACGCACAAGAATTCTAATTCCCTCGGGAAGGACTTACCTTATCCATCCTGTTGATATTGCTGGACCTTGTCGATCAAAGGTGACTATAATG TTATCTGGTACCATCATTGCTCCCATAAATCCTGATGCCTGGATTGGTTTGAATCCACGAAAGTGGCTTTATTTCCATGGGGTGAACCACCTCACCATGGAAGGAGAAGGAACAGTTAATGGGATGGGACAGGAATGGTGGGCTCGTTCCTGCAAGACCAACTCAACAAAT CCATGTCGTCATGCTCCAACG GCCATCACATTCCACAGGTGCAAGAATTTGAAGGTCAGAAATCTAATGATTGTCAATAGTCAAAAAATGCACTTGGCATTCACTAATTGTATGCGAGTAGTGGCATCCCATCTCCAAGTGATTGCACCTGCCACTAGTCCCAATACTGATGGAATCCACATTAGTGTGTCAAAGGGTGTTGAGGTCAAGGATAGCATAATAAGAACAG GAGATGACTGTATTTCTATAGTTAGCAATTCTTCACGCATCCGAATCGTGAATATCGTTTGCGGCCCTGGTCATGGCATAAG CATCGGAAGCTTGGGTAAATCAAACTCTTGGTCACAAGTACGTGATGTAATTGTAGATACAGCATTCCTCTCTAACACTGATAATGGGGTGAGAATCAAAACATGGCAG GGAGGTAGTGGTTTTGCCTCTAACATTGCATTTCGGAATGTGGTCATGGATAACGTGTCAAATCCAATTATTATTGATCAATATTATTGTGACTCCCAGTTGCCGTGTTTAAATCAG ACATTGGCAGTCAAAGTTGAAAATATATCCTTTATGCACGTTAAAGGGACTTCTGCTACAGAGGAAGCAATTAGATTTGCATGCAGCGATGATTCTCCATGTGAAGGATTATATTTAGAGAATGTTCAACTTCTACCATCCACTAGTCAAATAACCAGATCATTTTGTTGGAAAGCTCAAGGCTCAAGTTTGGGTTCAGTTGATCCACCTGCATGCTTTTCCGGTGGTGAAGACTTCATTAAACAAAAAGTCCTCTCACACCCTGTAAGTTCAGAATATGTTGGAACGGCTACCCTATAG
- the LOC126797591 gene encoding peptide deformylase 1A, chloroplastic gives METLHRSTLRLVPLSLPALSQTRPATRKFHRFRPPISILNPEPAFLTCLTSRTSYSSSPSPVARAGWFLGLAEKKKGMSLPDIVKAGDPVLHEPAREVEVGDIGSERIQKIVDDMVKVMRKAPGVGLAAPQIGVPLRIIVLEDTKEYISYAPKDEIKVQDRRPFDLLVIINPKLRKKSNRTAVFYEGCLSVDGFRAVVERYLDVEVSGLDRNGQPIKIDASGWQARILQHECDHLEGTIYVDKMLPRTFRTVENLDLPLAEGCPKLGCR, from the exons ATGGAAACTCTCCACCGATCCACACTTCGCCTCGTCCCCTTATCTCTGCCTGCATTATCCCAAACACGACCGGCCACCCGGAAATTCCATAGATTCCGACCACCCATTTCTATTCTGAATCCGGAACCGGCCTTCCTCACCTGCTTAACGAGCCGCACAAGTTACagctcatctccttctccggTTGCCAGAGCTGGTTGGTTTCTGGGCCTcgcagagaagaagaagggcaTGAGCCTGCCTGATATAGTCAAAGCTGGAGACCCGGTTCTGCATGAACCGGCCCGAGAGGTTGAGGTTGGGGATATCGGGTCGGAGAGGATTCAGAAgattgttgatgatatggttaaGGTGATGAGGAAGGCTCCTGGGGTTGGTCTTGCTGCTCCTCAGATTGGAGTTCCCTTAAGG ATCATAGTCTTGGAAGATACAAAGGAATATATTAGTTATGCACCCAAGGATGAGATTAAAGTTCAAGATAGGCGGCCTTTCGATCTTTTG GTTATTATCAACCCAAAGCTTCGAAAGAAGAGCAACAGGACTGCAGTATTCTATGAAGGCTGCTTAAG TGTTGATGGATTCAGAGCAGTGGTAGAAAGATATCTTGATGTCGAAGTTTCAGGTCTCGACCGCAATGGCCAACCCATCAAAATAGATGCTTCAGGTTGGCAGGCTCGTATTTTGCAGCACGAGTGTGATCATTTGGAAGGAACTATTTATGTTGATAAGATGCTCCCTAGAACATTTAGAACTGTTGAAAACTTGGACTTGCCTCTTGCTGAGGGGTGTCCAAAGCTTGGATGTCGGTAG